AGTTCGTCGAGCGCGCCCGAGGCCCGCCGGACTGACCGCATCTCGATCCAGTGGCCGAGCAGGAAGATGACGATTAGCGTCACGAGCTCCCAGAAGAACGGCTCGCCGAGACCGAAGCCGACGGCTGCGAGGCTGTAGCCGAAGGCGACGGTAATCGCCAGCGAGATCAGCAGCATCATCCCGGGCTCGCGGTTGCGGACCTCGACGGCGCCCATCCGGAGGAACGGAACTCCGCCGTAGGCGAAGACCGCGACGCCGAGGATTGGCCCGACGTACTCGCTGCCGGGGAACGTCACCGCCGCGTAGCCGAACCACGCCTGGAACATCGGGCTGTAGTACAGCACCGGCAGCGCGAGCGCGAGACAGACGAAAAAGCGCCGCTTGAACATGTCCTCGTGATCGGAGTGGTCGACGTGAGTACCGTCGTCGTGGTCGCGTTCGTGGCCGGACTCGTGGTCCCCACCACCACTACCGCCGTGGCGCTCATCGCGGTCGCCGTGTTCGTTCGGTTCCGACGCGTCGCGGTAGCAGTTACAGACCCGACAGCACGAGCAGTAGCTATCGGTCGGCGTCGTCCGATCGCTGTCCTGTACATCTCGAGCAGCGGCCGGCCCGGCCGCGCGGTCGGCGTCGTCGGGAGTGGTCTCGGGCATAAGTCGTCGGTTCGGATTGACTGTCTTCTCGAGCGGCGCGACCTGGCCGTCGTGCACTCGAGTAGGCGCCGCGGCCCCGTAATTCACCGACTGGCGACGTCCTGCCGAGAGCGACGCGGGCGGGCCGCTCGCTGACGAGAACGTACGTGAGACGCGATTAAGCGGGTTGTCACTACGAGGATCGGAATATTCCGCGTCCAGAACTACGAATCGAACGGTTCGACCAGCCCCAGCCTGTGAATCCGAAGCGCCGTCGAATCGAGTGCACCGATCCGACAGTCAAACTGACGCTCGTGTACAATAACACTAGTTATCGATATTACACCACTGCGGAATCTATTTATTCGACGACTACCCTGGATTTAACGATGCGACTCTCCACGGGAGTCCCGGGGTTCGACGAGTTAGTCGACGGCGGGCTGTTGCGGGACCGGCTCTACATCGTGAGCGGCCCGCCGGGGAGCGGCAAAACGACCTTCTGCGCGCAGTTTCTCACCAAGGGCGCGTTCAACGGCGAAACGGGGCTGTACGTGAGCATGCACGAGTCCGAGCAGGAACTCGTCGCGGACATGTCGTCGTTCCAGTTCGGCTTCGATCAGGCCGTCAACGCGGGCCAGATGAAGTTCATGGACGTCTTCGCGAGCGAGACCAAGCGGTTCTTCTCCTCGTCGTCCCGCGGCGGCAGCGACGGCCCCGACAACGTGGAGAATCTCACGAACAAACTCGTCTCCTATATCGAATCGAACGGCGTCGAGCGGGTCGTCATCGACTCGACGATGCTGCTCGAGTACTACTTCTCCGACGAGGTCGACCAGCTGATCACGTTCCTGTCGAAGCTCAAACGCGCCGACGCGACGGTGCTGGTCGTCTCCGAGATGACCGATCCGACATCCTACTCCGACGGCCACTACCTCGCCCACGGCGTCCTGTTCATGCACAACTACCTCGAGTCGGGCGGCATGACCCGCGGGCTCCAGCTCATCAAGATGCGCGGGACGGAAATCGACTGCGACATCCACCACCTCGAGTTCACCGACCGCGGGCTTCGGGTGCATCCGGACCAGAAGATCCAGAGTTAGAATGTACGAACGCACCTTCGGCACCGACTGGGAGACGCTCGAGGACCGCGACGAGGCGCTGCGCCGCGCCTTCGCGCTCGGCGTCGCCGAGTGTCTCGGCGAGGACCACCCCGAGGAACGCGAGCGGCTCGCCGACGCAGTCGAGAGGGCCTACGATCGCCGGTTCGTCGACCTGGCCTACCGGAAGGGCCGCCAGCGCGTCCGGCAACTCGAGCCGGAAGTCGACGACGGCCGACAGCTCCGAAAACGCTTAGCCGACGAACTCACCGATCTCACGCCGCTGGTCGCCCCCCGGTCGGAACTCGAGGCCGAGGACGCCGACGAGGGAGACGGCGATCGCAGCGGTCTCCCGACCTCGCTACAGGGGTATCGGATCGATACGCTGCCGGACGACAGCACCGAGCGCGTCCGGCGGCCGAGCTTTCTCGAGCGGGACCGGCCGTAGAATCGGAGCAGAGAGTGGTTCGGCGGCGATCGTATCGAACAGTTCGGTAGCGGCCACGCCAAGCGTGCGCTCGAGACGCGATCGCTGTTCGTCGACGATACCGCCGAGCGCTCGGACGGACCGCCGAGCAATCACGCCGCCTCGCCTTCGTCGTCGTTCTCCTCCTCGTCGCCCTCGACGTCCGCGCCGGGGAGGCGGCGAACCGACTGCAGCCATCTTTCTTTCGCCATTTGCCCGGGGGCGAGCGGATCGTACACGAGGTCTCCGGCCGTACCGAGGTGGTCTC
The DNA window shown above is from Halopiger xanaduensis SH-6 and carries:
- a CDS encoding RAD55 family ATPase, with protein sequence MRLSTGVPGFDELVDGGLLRDRLYIVSGPPGSGKTTFCAQFLTKGAFNGETGLYVSMHESEQELVADMSSFQFGFDQAVNAGQMKFMDVFASETKRFFSSSSRGGSDGPDNVENLTNKLVSYIESNGVERVVIDSTMLLEYYFSDEVDQLITFLSKLKRADATVLVVSEMTDPTSYSDGHYLAHGVLFMHNYLESGGMTRGLQLIKMRGTEIDCDIHHLEFTDRGLRVHPDQKIQS